The genomic region GGAGCCTTGAAAAGGGGTATCCCCGGCCTTGCAGGGGTCGTATTGCTCAACACCCTGCTGGCCGTTCCCATGTTGCTAGGCGCAACCTTCCCCACGTGGGCCGTACTCCTGGCCGTGTTTTTTCTAAGCGGAATCCTGCTCGATATATCCGGCGTTGCCACCCAGTCGCTGCTGCAAGCGGAGGTGCCCAAGGCCTTTCTGGGGCGGGTTTTCAGTCTGGTCAACGTCAGTCTGGCCCTGGGGGTGCTACCGGTGCTGGCCCTGATCGATCCGCTGGTGCGCGGGCTTGGCCTTGCCGGGGCGTTGCAGGCGGTCTCGCTGGCAGTTTGCGGGGTGGGTGCGGGGCTGTACGTTGTTGCGGTGATGGGCGGGGGGCGTGGTGCGGAAAAGGAGGAGCCTACCCGATGAGCGCAGAGCAGGAGCGGGTGCGCTTGCGGCCTGTGGATCATAGCGATGCCGCCGCGATCCAGAGGTGGTACGCCGAGCCGCAGGTGGTAGAATACGCCATCATTCAGCCATTCCTGGGGTATTCCCTGAGCGAGGTGCAGGATCTCATCAAGAAATGGCTTGGCCGCGACGACCGCAAGCTATACGTGTTGGAGGCAGTACAGCTTGGCTGTGATGCGGGCCTATTGTTCCTAGAGCATATCGACTGGAAGAACCGGGCCGCAAAAGTCGCCCTGCTTATTGGAGAACCTGACCTGCGCGGACTGGGCTTGGGCCAGGCTGCGCTGAAGCACCTGATCCAGCTTGCCTGTGACGACTGGGGGCTTCACCGCTTAGGGGCCAACTGCCTCACGACCAACCAGGTGATGGCCCGATGCCTCGAGCGGGTTGGCTTTGTTCAAGAGGGGGTAATGCGAGAGGCGGTACTGCGTCATGGTCGATATCAGGACTTGAATATATACGGCTACCTCAATCATCAATAAGCTGTGCGTCTGCCTATAAGAGGGAAGACTTACGCGGTGGAGGTAGTTTTTCCGGTTTCGGCTGAAGAATGGGGTTTTATTGTCTCCAACTTCATGAACCCCAAGCGCTGGCAAAAGTATCCTGCAGAGCAGGAGGTGGTCACGGCTGGATAGAAAAAGTCCCCTCTGGCCCCTGTTGTTCCCAGCACTGCGGCACATCTTCCGCGCGGCCCCCGGGGAGAGCGCCCTCCTGTTGGGGCTATTAGCCCTGGGGGGCTTAGTACCGGTAGCGGTGCTGGGCCTAACCCGCCTCCTGGTGGACAGCCTGGCGGCCGCCCTGGGGGGCGGCTCCTTTACCCCGGCCCTCCTATGGCCGCTGGCGGGGTTGGCCTTGGCCTTTAGCCTGGATTTTTTACTCACGCCCTGGGTAGCCTACCTTCAGGGTTCGGTAAACGAAAAGCTTACGGCCCGGGTGCATGTGCTCCTGATGGAGAAGGTGGGCCGTACACCCGACCTAACCCCTTTTGAAGACCCTTCCTTCCACGACACGCTCCAAGTGCTGCGCGACCAGGCCCCATACCAGCCCCTCAACCTGCTGGTCTTCCTGGGCAACGCCTTTCGGGAAGGGCTCACCGTGGCGGGGGTGCTCTTGTTGCTCTTCACCCTGGCCCCCTTTTTCCCTTTGCTCCTGCTTCTGGCCACCCTGCCCCAGGCGCTCCTGACCTTCCGGCTCCAGAAGGGGGTTTGGGAGGCCCTGCTCTTCGGGGCACCCGAAGCCCGGCGGATGCGCTACTTCGCCGAGGTTCTCCTTACGCCCGAAGCGGCCAAGGAGGTGCGACTCTTTGGTCTGCTTCCCTTTTTCCGTGGGCGCTACCTCGAGGCTTTCCAAAGCCTCTACCAAACCCTGCGGCGGGCCCGAACCCGCCAGGCCCTAGGAGCCAGCCTGCTGGTGCTGCTAAGCGCCCTCTTCACCGCCCTCGCCCTCTTCCTGGGGTTACGCCAGGCCCTTCTGGGGGCAGGCGGGCTCGGCAGCCTGGTTCTCCTCCTTCAGTCGGTGGGCAGCCTGCAACAAAACCTGTATGGGTTGGTTCAGGATGGGGGCATGCTCTACGAGAGCCTGCTGTACTTTGAGCGGCTGGAGGGTTTTCTGGCCACCCCTTCAGCTGTGGAGGAGAAGGCTTCTGCAAGGCCCGTAGCCTCCTTTACGGAGATCCGCTTTGAGGGGGTGGGGTTTTGCTACCCCGATGGCCGGCGGGCCCTCGAGGGCCTCTCCTTTACCCTCCGCAATGGGGAGCGTCTGGCCCTGGTGGGCGAAAACGGCGCGGGAAAGACCACCTTGGTCAAGCTCCTGCTTCGCTTCTACGACCCGACGGAAGGCCGCATCCTGGTGGACGGTGTGGACCTGAGGGAGTTGGACCTAAAGGCTTGGCGCGCCCGTATCGCCGCCGTGTTTCAGGACTTTGGCCGCTACGCCCTAACCCTGAAGGAAAACATCCTCCTTTCCGAACCCGCGGGCCCCCACGACCCCACCCGCTTAGAAGAGGCGGCCCGGGCCGGCGGGGCTTGGGAGCTGGTGGAAACCCTCGGCTGGGAGGCCCTCCTGTCCCGCTCCTTTGGGGGTACCGAGCTGTCCTTAGGGCAGTGGCAACGGGTAGCCCTCGCTCGGGCCTTTTTTCGCCGGGCAGAGCTTCTGGTGCTGGACGAGCCCACCGCCTCCCTGGATCCAAAGGAAGAGGCCCATCTCTACGGCCGCTTCGCCGAGCTGACCCGGGGCAAGACAGTGCTCCTCATCACCCACCGCCTGGGCTCGGTGCAGATGGCAGACCGGATTTTGGTGTTGCATCAAGGCCGTCTGGTGGAGGAAGGAACCCATGCGGCCCTGTTGCAACGGGGTGGAATCTACGCCGAGCTATGGCAGTCGCAAGCCGGGCTATACCAGCCCGACTGAGGGCCATCCGACCTAGAGGCCGCCTATGAACCCCAACCTACAACCCCCCAATCCGCTCCTCCAGGCCCACCACTCAAAATCCTGGCCGGTCTGGTGGAGCCCGACGAAGGAGTGCAGGGTGCGGCAGGGCCCGGGGTTATTTGTCCTACTATTGCACGCCAGGGCCCTCGGTAGAATAAAACCATGGACGTTTTGAGCCGTGCCGCCGCAGGCGAGCGACTTTCGGCCCACCACATACGCGAACTCTACGAGCTTCCCCTGCCCGAGGTGGCAACCGTAGCCCACGAGCTGCGGCTCGAGCGCAGCAACCCCCAGGTGGTCACCTACCTAATCGACCGCAACATCAACTACACCAACATCTGCACTGTGGCTTGCAACTTCTGCGCCTTCTACCGCACCCGGCGCCAGGCCGACGCCTACGTGCTTTCCTTTGAGGAGATTGGGCGGAAGATAGAGGAGCTGATGCAGATTGGGGGGCGGCGGATCCTGATGCAAGGGGGGGTGAACCCCGACCTGCCCTTTGAGTGGTACCTCGAGCTGCTCCGCTACCTGAAGCAACACTATCCCGAAGTACGCATAGACGCCTTCA from Meiothermus sp. harbors:
- a CDS encoding ABC transporter ATP-binding protein, with amino-acid sequence MFPALRHIFRAAPGESALLLGLLALGGLVPVAVLGLTRLLVDSLAAALGGGSFTPALLWPLAGLALAFSLDFLLTPWVAYLQGSVNEKLTARVHVLLMEKVGRTPDLTPFEDPSFHDTLQVLRDQAPYQPLNLLVFLGNAFREGLTVAGVLLLLFTLAPFFPLLLLLATLPQALLTFRLQKGVWEALLFGAPEARRMRYFAEVLLTPEAAKEVRLFGLLPFFRGRYLEAFQSLYQTLRRARTRQALGASLLVLLSALFTALALFLGLRQALLGAGGLGSLVLLLQSVGSLQQNLYGLVQDGGMLYESLLYFERLEGFLATPSAVEEKASARPVASFTEIRFEGVGFCYPDGRRALEGLSFTLRNGERLALVGENGAGKTTLVKLLLRFYDPTEGRILVDGVDLRELDLKAWRARIAAVFQDFGRYALTLKENILLSEPAGPHDPTRLEEAARAGGAWELVETLGWEALLSRSFGGTELSLGQWQRVALARAFFRRAELLVLDEPTASLDPKEEAHLYGRFAELTRGKTVLLITHRLGSVQMADRILVLHQGRLVEEGTHAALLQRGGIYAELWQSQAGLYQPD
- a CDS encoding GNAT family N-acetyltransferase; its protein translation is MSAEQERVRLRPVDHSDAAAIQRWYAEPQVVEYAIIQPFLGYSLSEVQDLIKKWLGRDDRKLYVLEAVQLGCDAGLLFLEHIDWKNRAAKVALLIGEPDLRGLGLGQAALKHLIQLACDDWGLHRLGANCLTTNQVMARCLERVGFVQEGVMREAVLRHGRYQDLNIYGYLNHQ